The Silurus meridionalis isolate SWU-2019-XX chromosome 16, ASM1480568v1, whole genome shotgun sequence genome has a segment encoding these proteins:
- the ttpal gene encoding alpha-tocopherol transfer protein-like isoform X2, with protein MAHQHGHTDPSPTLDPMSGVQFPAAPPPIYVCTLTPELEAKARVELQEKPEWRLRDVQALRDMILKEHLGLRTRLDDAFLLRFLRARKFDYDRALQLLLNYHSSRRAWPEVFQDLKPSTVKHVLELGFLTVLPRPDPQGRYVLCLRPGKWTPNDYTFVDNIRAIYLTLEKLIQPEETQVNGIVILVDYTGVGLSQASNPGPLLAKKVVSILQDGFPIRIKAVNIVNEPRIFKGIFAIIKPFLKEKMAERFVLHGSDLSSLHRAIPRSVLPQEYGGVDGRLDLTAWTRTLLEAEEEFVVEFCQPEPLEGAFMPDSMLFESEQPEDSYRSLRSQLYYCY; from the exons ATGGCACATCAGCATGGCCACACTGATCCCAGCCCTACACTGGACCCAATGTCAGGCGTCCAGTTCCCTGCAGCGCCTCCACCTATCTATGTGTGCACTCTGACCCCGGAGCTGGAGGCCAAGGCCCGAGTGGAGCTACAGGAGAAGCCTGAGTGGCGTCTTCGGGACGTCCAAGCGCTCCGAGACATGATTCTGAAGGAGCATTTGGGTCTGAGGACGCGGCTGGACGATGCCTTCCTTTTGCGCTTCCTCCGAGCCAGGAAGTTCGACTATGACCGGGCCCTGCAGCTGCTTCTTAACTACCACAGCAGCAGGAGGGCCTGGCCTGAAGTCTTCCAGGACCTGAAGCCCTCGACGGTGAAGCACGTACTGGAGTTAGGCTTCCTTACAGTCCTTCCCAGACCTGATCCTCAAGGACGATACGTTCTCTGCTTACGGCCAG GGAAATGGACCCCGAATGACTATACGTTCGTGGACAATATTCGGGCCATCTATCTGACGCTAGAAAAGCTCATTCAACCTGAGGAGACTCAAGTAAATGGAATCGTCATCCTGGTGGATTACACCGGAGTCGGTTTGTCTCAGGCCTCCAACCCGGGCCCTCTACTGGCAAAGAAAGTCGTGAGCATCCTCCAG GATGGATTTCCTATCAGAATAAAGGCAGTCAATATCGTAAACGAGCCTCGAATTTTTAAAGGGATCTTTGCGATAATAAAGCCTTTCTTGAAGGAGAAGATGGCCGAGAGG TTCGTGTTGCATGGATCAGACCTGTCGTCTCTGCATCGCGCCATCCCGCGGTCCGTGCTGCCGCAGGAATACGGAGGCGTGGACGGTAGACTGGACTTGACGGCTTGGACTCGGACTCTGCTCGAGGCTGAGGAGGAGTTTGTCGTGGAGTTTTGCCAGCCGGAGCCGCTGGAGGGAGCGTTCATGCCTGACTCAATGTTGTTTGAAAGCGAGCAGCCTGAGGACTCTTACAGGAGCCTGCGCTCGCAGCTCTACTACTGTTACTGA
- the ttpal gene encoding alpha-tocopherol transfer protein-like isoform X1 has product MAHQHGHTDPSPTLDPMSGVQFPAAPPPIYVCTLTPELEAKARVELQEKPEWRLRDVQALRDMILKEHLGLRTRLDDAFLLRFLRARKFDYDRALQLLLNYHSSRRAWPEVFQDLKPSTVKHVLELGFLTVLPRPDPQGRYVLCLRPGKWTPNDYTFVDNIRAIYLTLEKLIQPEETQVNGIVILVDYTGVGLSQASNPGPLLAKKVVSILQLAIVFQDGFPIRIKAVNIVNEPRIFKGIFAIIKPFLKEKMAERFVLHGSDLSSLHRAIPRSVLPQEYGGVDGRLDLTAWTRTLLEAEEEFVVEFCQPEPLEGAFMPDSMLFESEQPEDSYRSLRSQLYYCY; this is encoded by the exons ATGGCACATCAGCATGGCCACACTGATCCCAGCCCTACACTGGACCCAATGTCAGGCGTCCAGTTCCCTGCAGCGCCTCCACCTATCTATGTGTGCACTCTGACCCCGGAGCTGGAGGCCAAGGCCCGAGTGGAGCTACAGGAGAAGCCTGAGTGGCGTCTTCGGGACGTCCAAGCGCTCCGAGACATGATTCTGAAGGAGCATTTGGGTCTGAGGACGCGGCTGGACGATGCCTTCCTTTTGCGCTTCCTCCGAGCCAGGAAGTTCGACTATGACCGGGCCCTGCAGCTGCTTCTTAACTACCACAGCAGCAGGAGGGCCTGGCCTGAAGTCTTCCAGGACCTGAAGCCCTCGACGGTGAAGCACGTACTGGAGTTAGGCTTCCTTACAGTCCTTCCCAGACCTGATCCTCAAGGACGATACGTTCTCTGCTTACGGCCAG GGAAATGGACCCCGAATGACTATACGTTCGTGGACAATATTCGGGCCATCTATCTGACGCTAGAAAAGCTCATTCAACCTGAGGAGACTCAAGTAAATGGAATCGTCATCCTGGTGGATTACACCGGAGTCGGTTTGTCTCAGGCCTCCAACCCGGGCCCTCTACTGGCAAAGAAAGTCGTGAGCATCCTCCAG TTGGCTATTGTGTTTCAGGATGGATTTCCTATCAGAATAAAGGCAGTCAATATCGTAAACGAGCCTCGAATTTTTAAAGGGATCTTTGCGATAATAAAGCCTTTCTTGAAGGAGAAGATGGCCGAGAGG TTCGTGTTGCATGGATCAGACCTGTCGTCTCTGCATCGCGCCATCCCGCGGTCCGTGCTGCCGCAGGAATACGGAGGCGTGGACGGTAGACTGGACTTGACGGCTTGGACTCGGACTCTGCTCGAGGCTGAGGAGGAGTTTGTCGTGGAGTTTTGCCAGCCGGAGCCGCTGGAGGGAGCGTTCATGCCTGACTCAATGTTGTTTGAAAGCGAGCAGCCTGAGGACTCTTACAGGAGCCTGCGCTCGCAGCTCTACTACTGTTACTGA